CAACGGGCAAACACAACACTCGGTAAGCTACCAAAATTGAGGCAAGCGAGCCAGTAAACAGTATAAAGGTTAGACGACGATAAGTAATTACATGTAAGCCTGAAATAAAATCAAAAAAAACTATAACCAGATATGAAAACGTAAGAGTTTTAACAAGAAGAATGAATCCGGCAAATCGTTTGAGAAATATGTTTATCTTGTAAAGGTCGTTGTATTGTAAAAAAACAACCAAAATGACCATATAAAAAATAAGTGCAACAATTCCCCATACAGTAACAGTATTGTTGCTTACTACGCCTGCCAAGCAAAAAGCGAGAATCACGCAAAGGATATCGCATGCAAGTAGGACAAATTTATAGGCCGGAAAGCAAGTCATTGCATTTACTTCATTTCATAAAAAAATGTCGGATGTTATTGGAAATGTAGGTAAGCTGTTCATCGGTCAACTCCGGATACATTGGGAGAGAGAGGCCGTTTTCAGCCAGTTGTTCAGCGACAGGCATAACACCTCGATCATAGTTAAGATGACTGAAACAAGGTTGCATGTGGAGCGGTACAGGGTAATGCAAGCCAGTTGCTATACCTTTTTCATTGAGATACTTCACAAGATCGTCCCGTCTCAGCGGAGCCTGTACAACAAAAAGGTGGTATACATGACGACGATCTGAAACCTCCGTCGGTAGCATTAGCTCATCTAGGCCAGAAAGCATCTCGCAGTAACGAGAAGCAACTCTTCGCCGACCTTCAGTCCAAGTATTGAGGTGTTTCAGTTTGACACCTAAGACAGCTCCCTGAATCCCCTCCATCCGATAGTTGTGGCCATAGATTTCATGGTTGTATTTTGTAAGTGTCCCATGGTCTCGAATCATTCTAAACTTTTTTGCCAAGTCATCATCAGTAGTTGTTACTGCGCCCGCTTCACCATAAGCACCGAGGTTCTTTCCGGGATAGAAACTGAATGACGCTGCCCTCCCAAAACCTCCCACACGTTTGTTCTTATACTCTGCAAGATGCGCCTGAGCACAGTCCTCGATAAGGTGAATGCCATGTTTCGTTGCAATTGCCTGCAGAGCATCCATATCAGCAGGTTGCCCATACAAATGCACAGCAACAATGGCCTTAGTCCTCGAGGTGATGGCCTCTTCAACCTTTGAAGGATCAATATTGTAGCTGATTGGGTCGCAATCTACAAAAACTGGAGTTGCACCACACAGGGTTGCACCCCACGCGGTTGCAATGAAAGTATTAGCAGGGATGATAACCTCATCGCCAGAGCCTACCCCAAGACCCCAGAGCACCATATGGTTGCCGTCAGTGCCAGAACTAGTGCCTAGGCAATGTTTCACGCCATGTTCAAAAGCAAATGCTGCTTCAAAATCTGCAACTGCTTTACCCATGACATAAGCAGTATTGTCAAGGACATCCTGAATTGCTGGATTGACTTCGTCTTTAATTGATTTGTATTGTGCTTTAAGGTCAAGAAATGGGATGTTCATTAATGCCCTCCTTTTAAATAACTAAATCAAATTAATAAATACAATTATTTTTCATACATTAGCCGAGCTAGATCAAACACAATCTCTGTAAACAGACAACATCTTTGACATTTGTTTTTTATGGTTAAACTTATTGTTAGCAATATCAAAAGCCGCTTCTACCTTCGATTGGCAAAGCAGTTTATTTTTTATTAGAGTGTTTAATTGATTTTTTAGTTCCAGACTTTGTTTGTTTTGAAAATAGAAGATAGAATCTCCCCATAGCTTTGTATTCTCAGGAATATCACTGGTCAAAATTGGCGTACCAAGGATTGCTGCCTCAAGAATAGTAACTGCCATTCCTTCCGTTTCAGATGGCAAAACCATAAGTCTCGAATGTTTGATTAATGTATAAGCTGTATTGCTATAATACGCACCAATGAATCTCACATCACTCCCACCCGCCAATTGCTTTAAATAAGCATGATATAGGTTGTTTTTATCAAACCGGCCTACAATAACAAGAGGCAAATTTGGCTCGTTAATTTTAGAGTAAGCCTCTATAAGGTAGTGTACCCCTTTTAATGGAACAAGCCTTCCGATAAACATAAGATAACCGCTTGGAGAAAGAGCGTGCCGCTTAAGGACATCTTTGTCTTCATCCAGATGTACGTCTAGCGAGTTATAAATAACTGTAGCCTTTTGGCGCGCTAAAGGCGGCATTTGCGAAAGCGAGACATCATTAACCGTTACAATTTTATTTGCCCACAATGAAAAAAATTTCATGTTTATTTTAAAAAACAACATCCCTGCTAAGATTGGCAGGTTGGAGATTCTTAAACGGCTTCCACCCCATCGAGATAGAGTCCATTTCGTCCCCCTAATATTCAACACTACCTTAAGACCGACCAAACGTAACAATGGCAACAAATAAGCATTTTCGAGGCCATTTAAGTGAATAACATCAGGTTTAATTCTGTAGACTTTTATTGCACCAGCGAACCCTCCAAGTATTGATCTTAAATAAGGAATATTTCTCACCCGTAACGGTACCACTTTCAGGTTTTCTGTACCGGTTTGCTGAGATGAGCAGTAAAGAGGGAGCACAGTTACTGAGAATTGAGGATCTTTTATTAATTCCGCTACTATGGCAGAGGTCATAGTCTCCATACCTCCATGTTCAGGAGGAAACGTTTTTAATCCCATAAACGCTATTTTCATGATTTTAAGCTTTTCTCACGCCATACGCTTAAGCAAAGAAGCGTCCAAAGTTGATCTGCGTTATCGGATTTGCCTGATTCATGATCTTCAATCATCTGTAGAATGGAGGATAGATTAAATAACTCCTCCATGGTCGAGGAAAGCAGATAGTCTCGAAGGAAACTGTTCAGCTCCTTTTTGAACCACTTTGCAAGAGGAACAACAAAACCCTGCTTCTGGCGATAGAGGATATCATTGGGGAGCATCCCTTTGAAGGTTTCTTTTAATATATGCTTTGTCTGACCATTGTTTACCTTAAAAGCTGTCGGCAAGCTCAGCGCTAACTCCACCACTCGGTAGTCCAGAAAAGGTGCTCTTGTTTCAAGCGAATGCCTCATGCTCATACGGTCAACTTTTGTGAGGATGTCATCTGGTAGAAACCAATTGATATCATACTGCATCATGGCATCAAGGACCTTGTTATTAGGAATCGAGTCGTAGTTCAAACCTAGGTGCAATATTTTACTGCAGCGTAATTCATCTAAGAATCGGCCGGAGAAAATCCTTTCGAATTCCTTTGTCGCAATCGAAGGCAGAAAGGATGAA
This window of the Geoanaerobacter pelophilus genome carries:
- a CDS encoding DegT/DnrJ/EryC1/StrS family aminotransferase, producing MNIPFLDLKAQYKSIKDEVNPAIQDVLDNTAYVMGKAVADFEAAFAFEHGVKHCLGTSSGTDGNHMVLWGLGVGSGDEVIIPANTFIATAWGATLCGATPVFVDCDPISYNIDPSKVEEAITSRTKAIVAVHLYGQPADMDALQAIATKHGIHLIEDCAQAHLAEYKNKRVGGFGRAASFSFYPGKNLGAYGEAGAVTTTDDDLAKKFRMIRDHGTLTKYNHEIYGHNYRMEGIQGAVLGVKLKHLNTWTEGRRRVASRYCEMLSGLDELMLPTEVSDRRHVYHLFVVQAPLRRDDLVKYLNEKGIATGLHYPVPLHMQPCFSHLNYDRGVMPVAEQLAENGLSLPMYPELTDEQLTYISNNIRHFFMK
- a CDS encoding glycosyltransferase family 4 protein, translating into MKIAFMGLKTFPPEHGGMETMTSAIVAELIKDPQFSVTVLPLYCSSQQTGTENLKVVPLRVRNIPYLRSILGGFAGAIKVYRIKPDVIHLNGLENAYLLPLLRLVGLKVVLNIRGTKWTLSRWGGSRLRISNLPILAGMLFFKINMKFFSLWANKIVTVNDVSLSQMPPLARQKATVIYNSLDVHLDEDKDVLKRHALSPSGYLMFIGRLVPLKGVHYLIEAYSKINEPNLPLVIVGRFDKNNLYHAYLKQLAGGSDVRFIGAYYSNTAYTLIKHSRLMVLPSETEGMAVTILEAAILGTPILTSDIPENTKLWGDSIFYFQNKQSLELKNQLNTLIKNKLLCQSKVEAAFDIANNKFNHKKQMSKMLSVYRDCV